TTGGAAGTGGCGATTCAAGATTCTGCCGGAACTGATCTACGAATACGCGGCGTGGGGCGAGTATTGGGTGCGCGGCGAGGTATGAGGGCTGGGAGGAAACGGGGGATTCGGTCGATTCATAGGGATGTCCACTGTTTCCGGGAGTCTCGGTCGCATCGGCGCATCGCGTCGATCATCGGTCGCGCAGCGCGAATCGCATCGCGGCGTGGTGATGCTGTCTCAGCTTCACGAGCGGCTTCTTGGGCGCGAGACTTTTTCGCTGGCCGCGGGGCTGGAAGTTTCTCAATGGCAGTCACGGGAAGCGACCACGGCGCTGCAGATGGAGAAGCTGCGCCGACTGGTTGCTCATGCGGCGAGATGCTGTCCCTATTATCGAGCGCTTCACCTGCTGCCGCCGGAGGAACTTGCGCGACCTGGCGATCTGGCGAAGCTACCGCTGCTTACACGGAACATGCTGCGCGAACATGCCGAGGAGATGCGATGGTCGGCGATGCCGGGGCGGATGCTCACGGATCGGACGCACGGGACGCGGGATGAGCCGTTTGCGTTTTACTGCGACCGGAGGCGGCAGGCGTGGGACAAGGCCAATCGGCTGCGCGGTCATCGGTGGCAGGGTTTTGAGCCGGGCGACCGGGAGCTTCATCTGTGGCCGGTGGACCCGCCGATGCGACTGACCGGGCGCGTCAAGCAGCAACTGCGGCACCTGCGCGATCGATTGCTTTGCGAGCGGCAACTGGACATCCTGACGATTGACGATCGCGGGTTTGATGAGGCGTGGGGTGAGTGGCGGGCGTTTGATCCGGATCGCGTGACAGCGTATCCGTCGAGCCTGGCGCGGTTTTTGAGGGGCGGCGGCGCGGCACTGGAGAACGCGGGCTCGTCGAGTCTGCGCACGGTTTTTCTGACGGGCGAGGTGACATTCGCGTGGCAGGAGCGGGCGGTGCGCGAGCAGCTTGGGGCGGCGGCAGCGCAGTGCTACGGTTTGCAGGAGGCGGGGGCGATTGCGTTTGAGTGCGAGCAAGGGAGTTGGCACGTCTGCGATGAGTCGGTCATGGTTGAGATTGTTCGCGAGGGGCGGGCGGCTCGGGCGGGCGAGCTGGGTGAAGTGGTTGTCACCGCGATTGAAAGCCGTGCGATGCCCGTCATCCGATATTGCACGGGGGACGTGGTTCGGGCGGGAGCGGCGGCGTGCGCGTGTGGGCGCGGGCTGTCTGTGATGCCGCGGGTGCTGGGGCGAACGGGGGATTTTCTCAATGCGGCAGACGGCGAGATGATTGAGCCGGCGAGCGTGGTTGCGTCGCTTGCGGGGGTGCTGGAAGATGGCGCGTATCAGGTGCGGCAGGATGAGATGGGCAGCGTGGAACTATCGACGCTGGAGCGTTTCGGCGACCGGGGGCGCGGGCCGTTTGAGGCGGCGCGGCGCCTTGCCAAACTGATCGGCGCGGAGAATGATGTGTCCGTGCGGAGGGTCGCCGACCTGGAGCGATCGCGTTTTGGGAAGTGCCGGTATGTTCAATCGGCACAGACGGAGCTATGCCTGGCGCAGCCGCGTGACGAGTCTATCAAACAATCGTGTCAGATAAACCGACAACCACCGACTCCGCGGAATATCCCACCGCGACCCTGAGCGAACTGCCGCAGGACGAATTGCTGCGGTATGGGCAGGAACTGGGCCTGACACTCGACCCTGCGCTGGGCGGGGAGGAGATCGTCCGGCGGGTCCGACAGCATCGCGAGCTGCTTATGGGGCTCGATCGTGAGGCGATGCTCGACATCGTGGCGTGGGGGCGGCGGCCTGTTCGACGCAGCGCCGGGCGGGAGCACCTGGCGCGGGAGATCGCCAAGATTCAGCGGACGAATTACGAAGATTTATCGATTCGCGGGCTGATGACGCTGGCGCGGTTGCGAGGGTTGCCAGCGAATTCGACGGACGAGACTGAGAAGCTCATTGACATTCTGCGCACGAACGACGGGA
This genomic stretch from Planctomycetia bacterium harbors:
- a CDS encoding phenylacetate--CoA ligase family protein, whose amino-acid sequence is MSTVSGSLGRIGASRRSSVAQRESHRGVVMLSQLHERLLGRETFSLAAGLEVSQWQSREATTALQMEKLRRLVAHAARCCPYYRALHLLPPEELARPGDLAKLPLLTRNMLREHAEEMRWSAMPGRMLTDRTHGTRDEPFAFYCDRRRQAWDKANRLRGHRWQGFEPGDRELHLWPVDPPMRLTGRVKQQLRHLRDRLLCERQLDILTIDDRGFDEAWGEWRAFDPDRVTAYPSSLARFLRGGGAALENAGSSSLRTVFLTGEVTFAWQERAVREQLGAAAAQCYGLQEAGAIAFECEQGSWHVCDESVMVEIVREGRAARAGELGEVVVTAIESRAMPVIRYCTGDVVRAGAAACACGRGLSVMPRVLGRTGDFLNAADGEMIEPASVVASLAGVLEDGAYQVRQDEMGSVELSTLERFGDRGRGPFEAARRLAKLIGAENDVSVRRVADLERSRFGKCRYVQSAQTELCLAQPRDESIKQSCQINRQPPTPRNIPPRP